A DNA window from Ranitomeya imitator isolate aRanImi1 chromosome 2, aRanImi1.pri, whole genome shotgun sequence contains the following coding sequences:
- the LOC138661484 gene encoding zinc finger protein 436-like — translation MEKSHPRAITAPNITPCEDEQAQPGDGKRFTCTDCGKSFTRRSSLVTHHRLHTGEKPYICIICSKGFTDNSNLVKHQRMHTGERPYACSDCEKTFTDSSNLIAHHRAHSGEKPYVCSDCEKRFTLVSNLVTHQRAHTGERPYVCTECGKRFSHSSHLVTHLRAHRGEQPFSCSECGRRFTQISNLIAHQRAHTGLRPYTCRACGKSYTQRSNLTEHQRTHSGERPYVCNQCGKAFNQNSSLIKHKKVHVKHAALKLESQH, via the coding sequence ATGGAGAAAAGTCACCCAAGAGCAATCACTGCCCCAAACATTACACCGTGTGAGGATGAACAGGCGCAGCCCGGGGATGGAAAGAGGTTTACATGTACAGATTGTGGGAAAAGTTTCACCCGGAGATCATCGCTGGTTACACACCATAGGCTCCACACCGGGGAGAAGCCGTACATCTGCATCATCTGCAGCAAAGGCTTTACGGATAACTCAAATCTTGTAAAACACCAGAGGATGCATACAGGAGAGCGGCCATACGCCTGCAGCGACTGCGAAAAAACTTTTACTGACAGCTCAAACCTAATCGCACATCACAGGGCACACTCGGGCGAGAAGCCGTATGTCTGCAGCGACTGCGAAAAAAGGTTTACTCTTGTATCCAACCTTGTGACCCATCAGAGGGCGCACACAGGAGAGCGTCCTTATGTGTGCACAGAGTGTGGGAAAAGGTTCTCTCATAGTTCTCACCTCGTTACGCATCTGAGGGCGCACAGAGGGGAGCAACCGTTCTCCTGCAGCGAATGCGGCCGACGGTTCACTCAGATCTCCAACCTCATTGCTCACCAGAGAGCTCACACGGGGCTGAGGCCGTACACGTGCAGGGCCTGCGGGAAGAGCTACACGCAGAGGTCAAACCTGACTGAGCATCAGAGAACTCACTCCGGAGAGAGACCGTATGTCTGTAACCAATGCGGGAAAGCCTTCAATCAAAACTCCAGCCTCATCAAGCACAAAAAAGTACATGTAAAGCATGCGGCACTCAAATTAGAAAGTCAACATTGA
- the LOC138661483 gene encoding zinc finger protein 585A-like — MPTFDEVAVYFSQEEWRCLQLTEKEIYKEVMMENFRCLVSVGDVTVKPEIIAKIENMEEPWVPERWPHTIAQSRPDEDVLQPAPCILSAASATPPATRENPEDKDKLLLPAEPVETEKRNQSFPFFELKKPFPNKLALKKPQKSLAVVKPYFCHECRKSYSTKSHLVRHQVTHSDRKPLICPECGKCFTQYSTFFLHSRIHKGETAFSCLECGKLFMQKSDLIIHEKIHGGQKPYVCTVCGKSFSISSGLVKHLRIHTGEKPYTCSMCGRCFRQKSHLEKHKITHSAEKFFFCWECGVRSSSAADHAKHKLVHSSNKPFSCSECQRRFRWKSSLLEHVRIHTGEKPFSCSQCTKTFRWKSSLVEHQRVHSIDKLFSCSECDKSFYKRSNLEQHQRTHTGEKPYACSGCNKRFSRKRHLIRHQVVHCEDARFSCAECGKCFTRELALTQHQKVHNKKTCPYKDCEKVFTYQSELLKHLRSHSGEKPYSCSICGKRFSSMSNLGNHQHVHTGVKSHACSECDKRFAQKSALIKHLRIHTGEKPFECPICQKRFSQKCQVVKHERVHNKVKQFSCRECTKNFFTKSDLTRHLIIHTGRKTFSCPECEKCFCSKSSLKQHVKTHSGEKQFSCLHCEKCFLTKAHMERHLVLHDDEKPYICSECGKTFTQYSSLTEHEKVHKDVNQFSCSECGKAFSQKSHLDKHVSSHTGEKPYSCSDCGKCFNVNSALINHRKIHTGEKSFSCPQCLKSFSQKSLLDRHKCDHIEEEKPYTCSECGQGFTDSSKLIKHQAVHKERKPFSCSECDKSFNWKSSLVEHVRLHTGEKPFMCTVCGLSYARRSALIKHQKTHAAGETGDCGPSSRPEKPHNSVDDISENQEDFNHITVKLEIKEEEDARF, encoded by the exons ATGCCGACCTTTGATGAAGTAGCGGTGTATTTCTCGCAGGAGGAGTGGCGATGTCTGCAGCTGACAGAGAAAGAAATATATAAGGAAGTGATGATGGAAAACTTCCGATGTCTCGTCTCTGTTG GTGACGTCACTGTAAAACCCGAGATTATAGCAAAGATCGAAAACATGGAGGAGCCCTGGGTCCCAGAGCGATGGCCGCACACGATAGCGCAGAGTCGCCCAG ATGAAGATGTATTGCAGCCGGCTCCctgtatcctgtctgcagcctcagcAACTCCTCCAGCAACAAGGGAAAATCCTGAAGATAAGGACAAGTTATTGCTACCTGCCGAACCTGTTGAAACAGAAAAGCGGAATCAATCTTTTCCCTTCTTTGAACTCAAAAAGCCCTTCCCTAATAAGCTTGCTCTTAAAAAACCCCAGAAATCCCTCGCCGTTGTGAAGCCATACTTTTGCCATGAATGTCGAAAGAGTTACAGCACAAAATCGCATCTTGTGAGGCATCAGGTCACTCACTCTGACCGAAAACCGCTGATAtgtccagaatgtggaaaatgtttcacaCAGTACTCAACGTTTTTCTTGCACAGTCGGATCCACAAAGGAGAGACAGCGTTTTCTTGCTTGGAATGTGGAAAGCTTTTCATGCAGAAGTCCGATCTTATCATACATGAGAAAATCCATGGGGGGCAGAAACCGTATGTTTGCACCGTATGTGGCAAAAGCTTCAGCATAAGTTCAGGCCTTGTTAAACACTTGCGGATCCATACGGGTGAGAAGCCGTACACCTGTTCTATGTGCGGGAGGTGTTTCAGGCAGAAGTCACATCTGGAGAAGCATAAAATAACCCATTCTGCAGAGAAGTTCTTCTTTTGTTGGGAATGTGGTGTTCGTTCTTCATCCGCTGCCGACCACGCGAAACATAAACTGGTGCACTCTAGTAATAAGCCGTTTTCATGTTCCGAATGCCAAAGGCGGTTTCGGTGGAAGTCGTCCCTTTTGGAACACGTGAGGATTCACACtggtgagaagccattttcttgctcGCAATGCACAAAAACTTTTCGTTGGAAGTCTTCTCTGGTGGAGCACCAGCGAGTTCACTCAATCGACAAACTTTTTTCTTGCTCTGAATGTGATAAATCTTTCTATAAACGATCTAACCTGGAGCAGCATCAAAGGacacacacaggagagaagccatatgcgTGCTCAGGCTGCAATAAGAGGTTTAGCCGCAAAAGGCATCTGATACGGCACCAGGTGGTGCACTGTGAAGACGCTCGCTTTTCTTGTGCCGAGTGCGGAAAGTGCTTTACGAGAGAGTTGGCGCTGACCCAGCACCAAAAGGTCCACAATAAGAAGACCTGCCCTTATAAAGATTGTGAGAAAGTCTTTACTTACCAGTCCGAACTCCTGAAGCATCTAAGATCTcactcaggggagaagccatattcctgCTCCATTTGTGGGAAGCGTTTTAGCAGCATGTCAAACCTTGGCAATCACCAGCATGTTCATACAGGAGTGAAATCACATGCCTGCTCTGAATGCGACAAACGTTTTGCTCAGAAATCTGCCCTGATCAAACACTTGAGGATCCACACCGGAGAAAAACCATTTGAATGTCCTATCTGTCAGAAGCGCTTTAGCCAGAAATGTCAAGTTGTGAAACATGAGAGAGTTCACAACAAAGTGAAGCAATTTTCATGCCGAGAGTGTACTAAAAATTTCTTCACCAAGTCAGATCTTACCAGGCATCTCATAATCCACACGGGAAGGAAGACGTTCTCCTGTCCGGAGTGTGAAAAATGCTTTTGTAGTAAATCCAGTCTCAAGCAGCATGTTAAAACTCACTCAGGAGAGAAGCAATTTTCATGCCTTCATTGTGAGAAGTGCTTTCTAACGAAAGCCCATATGGAGCGGCACCTGGTCCTACATGATGACGAAAAGCCATATATCTGTTCTGAGTGTGGCAAAACCTTTACTCAATACTCAAGCCTTACTGAGCACGAGAAAGTTCACAAGGACGTCAATCAGTTTTCATGTTCTGAGTGTGGAAAGGCCTTCTCTCAGAAATCGCATCTTGACAAACATGTTAGCAGCCACACTGGGGAGAAACCATACTCCTGTTCAGACTGTGGAAAATGCTTCAATGTCAACTCTGCTCTCATAAACCATAGAAAAATACATACTGgggagaagtcattttcatgtcccCAGTGTCTGAAAAGTTTTAGTCAGAAATCTCTTCTAGATAGACACAAATGTGATCACATCGAGGAGGAGAAGCCATACACTTGCTCAGAATGTGGCCAAGGCTTCACAGACAGTTCCAAACTAATCAAGCATCAGGCTGTCCACAAAGAGAGGAAACCATTCTCTTGTTCTGAATGCGACAAGAGCTTCAACTGGAAATCGTCGCTCGTCGAACATGTGAGACTTCATACAGGAGAAAAGCCGTTCATGTGCACCGTGTGTGGACTGAGCTATGCAAGGAGGTCTGCTctcatcaaacaccagaaaactcacgCAGCCGGCGAAACAGGCGATTGTGGACCCTCAAGTCGACCTGAAAAGCCTCATAATTCAGTAGATGACATTTCTGAAAACCAAGAAGATTTTAATCACATTACTGTAAAGCTGGAAATCAAAGAGGAAGAAGATGCAAGATTCTAA